GGCACGCCGCCAGCGTTCGTCCTGAGCCAGGATCAAACTCTCCGAAAAAGTTTGAATAAGACTCAAATTCATTGACGCTTCGTTTTGTTTAGTTTTCAAGGATCAATCGCTCTCAACAGCGACTTTTTCATCTTATCATTCGGTCAACTTGATGTCAACCGTTTTTTTCTCGATGTTTCTTTGTCGTTCATCAGCGACGTCTACTAATATACCAGGACGACAATAATACGTCAACACCTTTTTAAAAAATTTTATCAAAAAAACTTTTTAACCCTCTTTAAAATGATTCTAACCAGCATCAAAAGCTTGATTTTTTTGAATCCTTATTTTTTGAATCCTTAATGAATGTAAAAGTGCTCTACCGCCTAAAATTACACTAGTAATGTATATGAATATTATTTTTGGGACTATATAACCTTTTCTCTTGCACCCAACAACCAATCGAATAAAAAAGGAGATGTTCCAAAAGAACACCTCCTTTTGGTTTATTCAACCACTCGATAGTAGCGGTGATAAAGTCCTTGTCCTTTCGTTTCTACTTGGAGAACTTCAACAAAATGCTTGTCAATCAAATATTCAATTAACACCGGTAAATCAACCGCATAGTTTTTCACTTCTTCATGGGTTAATAAATCATTAATGGTCCAATATTCTTTTTGTTTGAGTAGATCTAATAAATGGGCTGCCCCAATTTTTGTGCGAGAATGAATTAAAAATTCACTTGCTAAAAATAGGAGTTCCAACCGCTTTGGAAGCGGTTCGTCACTATTCACTAACTCATCATACAGTTTAAATATTTCCGGTCCAATTTGTCTTACTTGATTCCATACCGTTACTTCTGGGTGAAAGCCTTGTTCAATCACTTCTAATCGGGCTAAATGATGTAATGAATGAACGACATGATTAAAAGCGTCTAAATAGTGGTTGTTATCATAAAATGTTTTTCCATCCATGTACCGACGAATTAATTTGGCAAATTCGATGGCCATTTTCAGCTTACGGCCTTGAAATGGAAATTCACGAAGCTCGGTCCGTAATTGGGATACGTATTCGTTTCGGTCAAAAAGCACTTTTCCGTTCAATAACCAATCAATCAAACGACGGTTTGAACCTAACAGGATCCATTCATTGATTTGTTGTTCCGTCACAACAAATAACGCAGCTTTTTGATGATTATATTGATAATGTTTGACAAACACTGGCTGTTCCGCATCTTTAACGATGGTCAATAATACAATGTCAAACAAATCCGTAATCGGTCTTGCCTTTTGTCGTTTTTCAACCATTAACACACCAAGCGTTTCCGACTGACTCGCCCGTTCTTGATAAATCGGGCGAAGGATATCTTCCATATTAATTCCTCCATATACAGATTATAAGGTTATTATTTCGACACATATTTTAATATTCCTTCTATATCATAAGCCTAAATTCGACAAAATTCGCAACCATTTTTTTCTCTTTTCCAACAAAAATATGGTATAGTTAATATGTTTAGGAGGGTGATTTTGTGGCGAAATATTCGAGTAAAATCAATAAAATTCGCACATTTGCGTTAAGCCTTATATTCATTGGATTTATTATTATGTACGTAGGAATCTTTTTTAAAAGCACACCATTATTAATGACACTCTTTATGTTACTAGGTGTGTTAGCCATTATTGGTAGTACGGTCGTATACTTTTGGATCGGGATGCTTTCAACAAAAGCTGTTAAAGTCATTTGTCCTTCGTGTGGGAAAACAACAAAGATGCTTGGACGCGTAGATATGTGTATGTATTGTAATGAACCTTTGACATTAGACAAGGAATTAGAAGGAAAAGAATTTGATGAAAAGTACAACCGAAAAAAAAGAAATAAATAATGTAAGTAAGAATAGAAAAAGAATTGTTCGTCCACCGAACAATTCTTTTTTAATGCGCATCTTTCTTTTGACATTCAGAGCACGTTCCGTAAATCTCCATCCGATGATGGGATACTTTGAATCCCGTTACATGCGATGCAAGTTGCTCAACTTCATCAAGACCAGGGTAGTGAAAGTCAACAATTTTCCCACATTCCTCGCAGATGATGTGATAATGGTCCGTTGTAACGAAATCAAAGCGACTAGAAGAATCCCCGTACGTCAGTTCCTTCACAAGCCCTACTTCCCGGAACACACGCAAATTATTGTAGACAGTAGCTACACTCATATTTGGAAATTTTCCTTCTAGCGCTTTATATATATCATCCGCTGTTGGATGTGACATGGATTCAATTAAATATTCAAGTATCGCATGACGTTGTGGAGTAATACGGACTCCTGACTGCTTTAACGTTTCCATGGCTTCTTTTAAAAGATCTTGTGACACCGCCATGCACCCCGTTTCTAGGAAGAATTCTTACTTTATAATCTTTATAAATAGTGTACTCATGTAAACAGGATTTTGTCAATATTGTCCCCATTCTTACGACTTATGAAGCGTCTTTTCTTCCGCTCCTAAACGTAAGTTAATCAAACGCGCAGCTATGAATAATAAGTCAGATAAACGATTTAAATAAGAAAGCACCAATGGATTCACCCCTTCCCCAATTGCGACCGCATGACGTTCCGCCCGCCGAACGACCGTACGTGCTGTATGTAGAGCCGCTCCAGCCGGATGTCCACCTGGCAAAATAAAGTTCGTTAACGGTGGTAAATGGGCACTCCATTCATCAATAATCCCTTCAAGTTCTTCAATATCGTCTTGATGCAGTTTCCATTTCACTTCTTTCCCACTTGGTGTGGCCAATTCGGCTCCGACATGAAAAAGCGTCGTCTGGATCTTATGGAATATCTGTTCAATTTGCTCTTTTTCCTTAAAAAATTCATTTTTTAAATAGCTTAACGCCAAGCCAATCATCGAATTCGCTTCATCACATGTTCCATACGCTTCTACACGTAAATCACTTTTTGGCACACGTGTTCCATAAATTAACGATGTTGTCCCTTTATCACCCGATCGTGTATAGATTCGCATGATTAATACCCCCTCATCACATCAATCACATTTAAATAATTTTCCCTATTATTTATATAGGAGTGTAAGTTATGTTTAAAAATTTCAAACGCTCGCGGTAAATAACGTTGAGAAATACTTGAAATATGCGGCGTTATTGTCACATTTTCCATCCTCCAAAACGGATGATCTTCTAAAAGAGGCTCCTCTTCAAACACATCTAACACGGCATGCGCAATTTCCCCTGTTGTTAAAGCTTCATATAAGACATGGCTTGCGATAAGATCGCCACGACCAATATTCATAAAACACGCACTCGATTTCATCGCTTGAAAATGTTCCCTCTTCAATAAATATTTTGTTTCATTTGTACTCGGTAATACGGAGACGATAAAATCAGCTGTTGGCAACACATGAAGTAAATAATCAATCGGATAACATTCATCTACATGAGGAACCGCTTGCCCGGAGCGATTCACCCCAAGAACATTCATTCGAAATGCTTTCGCTAAGCGGGCGATTTCTTGACCAATGGCTCCCGTTCCTATGACTAAAAGCGTTTGATCAGCCAGCTCGCCAAACGGTAGGCGACGATTCCATGTCTGTTCTCGCTGCTGATGATGCATGACGGTGAATTGTTTCACATAATTTAACATCATCCCTAATGCGTACTCGGCCATTGGAATAGCATGAATGCCTCGGGCATTGGTAACGAGAATCTTTTTTTCAGCAATCAAATCGAATGGTAGTTTTTCGACTCCAGCCGACATAACCATGATCCATTGAAGAGAAGATGCCTGGTGAATGATTTCTTTTGTTATATCTTCCCCATAGGTTACCAACACTTCGATTTTCGGTAAAATATCCCAACCATCGGTAATCGGTTTGACAAAATAGAACGTGATGTGTGGAAAATCGCGTTGAATTTCTTCCTTCAGGTTTTGTGGGCAAGAGTGAGTAAACATGATGTCCATGTGGCTTCTCCTCACTTATAATCATTGTATGTATTAGCTTTATTGTACCATTTTCTTAACAGTTAGAAAATTAAAACACTTAATAAAAAAAAAGGATCAAGAAGTTGCTTGATCCCTACAATGAGTTAGTCTGAGGAGGTATGCCCTACTTTTACATTATTCACACCGGTCGCAGAGTGAATAGTTTAACGCCTTTACTTTGAAAAATAGGCTGCTTATTCGCTTAAATGGTCTTTAATATATTGAAGAGCTTCTTCCACGTGTCCCTTTACTTTTACTTTACGCCACTCTTTAACGATTTTTCCTTCTTTATCAATAATGAACGTTGAACGCTCAATTCCCATGTATTCTTTACCAAAGTTTTTCTTTAATTTCCACACACCGTAAGCTTCGGCTACTTGGTGATCTTCATCAACGAGAAGTAAAAATGGTAATCCATGTTTTTCAACGAATTTTTCATGACGTTGTAATGGGTCCGGACTTACTCCTAAAATGACCGTATCAAGTTCGCTAAATTGGTAGTGAAAATCACGAAAATCACACGCTTCTGTCGTACATCCTGGTGTCATATCTTTCGGATAAAAGTATAGAACAACATGTTTTTTTCCACGATAATCGGATAATTTGACCTTTTCTCCATTGCTTGCGAGCAGTTCAAAATCTGGAGCCATTTGCCCAACAGCTACACTCATTCCCATGTCCCTCCTTAAAAATACTCTTTTCCATAAGAGTAACGGATGAGGGCAAAAAAGACAAATTTTCCAACGCTACCTATGAGCTTTCCCGATCAATCACGGAACGGACGACAAAAGCAGCGGGAATCGTATAACCAATAAATGCTTCGATGAGCGCCAAAGCCCGTCCAATTCCAATCGGAACAATGTCTCCATAACCGACCGAAAATAAAGTAACCGCACTAAAATAAAAATTGGTCGCTAAACGCTCCACTAATGACCCGGAAATTGGAGAGCCGTTTTCTAATAAAATCACACCTACTTCTAATTCAATGACTAAATAAAGCAGTCCAAATCCCATCATGATGGTTCCATATAAAAACGCCAGCACGAGTAAATTCTCAAAGGATAAAATTTTTCCTCGAAACGTTGTCGGCAAAAATAACGTACGGAAACTCATCCACATACAGACTAAAATGATCCCAAGAAAAAGACCAAACACACCAATCCCTTCTTTACCAACAGCCTGACTTGTCCTTGCTTCATTTTACGCTTCAAAGGATTTGATTATGATTTTTATCTAAGCGTTTCCGCTATTTGCAGGAATTTCACAACAATACTACAATAGTAATGAATTTTTTTACCTTTAGGAGGAACAAACCATGCAATTTACGAAGTCCGAACAATTGCATCAAGAAGCATTACAACATATCGTGGGTGGCGTAAACAGCCCGTCCCGTTCGTATAAAGCTGTCGGTGGCGGCGCTCCTGTTACGATGGAGCGTGCACAAGGTGCGTATTTCTGGGATGTTGACGGCAACCGCTATATCGATTACTTAGCAGCTTATGGACCTATTATTACAGGTCATGCCCATCCGCACATTACGGAAGCGATTAAAAAAGCGGCGGAAAATGGGGTGTTATACGGAACTCCAACTCGTCATGAAATAACATTTGCCAAAATGTTAAAAGAAGCGATTCCTTCTTTAGAAAAAGTTCGCTTTGTGAATTCCGGAACAGAAGCGGTGATGACAACCATTCGAGTTGCTCGTGCTTACACCGGTCGCGACAAAATTATTAAGTTTGCCGGATGCTATCACGGACACTCTGACCTTGTCCTTGTCGCAGCAGGTTCCGGACCTTCTACATTAGGAACACCGGATTCTGCCGGGGTACCACAAAGTATTGCGCAAGAAGTCATTACCGTTCCTTTTAACGAAATTGAACCGTTCCAAGAAGCGTTAGAAAAATGGGGTGACCAAGTAGCGGCTGTGCTTGTAGAGCCGATTGTCGGAAACTTTGGAATCGTTGAACCGAAACCTGGCTTTTTAGAAAAGGTCAACGAACTGACCCATCAAGCTGGAGCTCTTGTTATCTACGATGAAGTCATTACCGCCTTCCGTTTCATGTACGGAGGAGCACAAGATTTACTTGGAGTGAAACCAGACTTAACGGCATTAGGAAAGATCATCGGCGGTGGCTTACCAATCGGGGCGTACGGTGGACGTCAAGACATTATGGAAAAAGTTGCTCCGCTCGGTCCTGCTTACCAAGCCGGAACCATGGCCGGAAACCCTGCATCCATCCAAGCCGGCATTGCCTGCTTAGAAGTGCTAAAACAAGATGGGGTATACGAATATTTAGATCGCCTCGGCGAGATGCTTGAAGAAGGCATTTTACGCGCTGCTCAAAAATACAGCATTCCGATTACCATTAACCGATTAAAAGGGGCACTTACCGTTTACTTTACAAACGAAAAAGTATACAACTACGCTCAAGCAGAAGCGACCGACGGTGAGATGTTCGCGAAATTCTTTAAACTGATGCTGCACCAAGGCATTAACTTAGCTCCTTCCAAATATGAAGCTTGGTTTATTACCATTGCTCATACAGAAGATGACATTCAAGAAACCATTCGTGCGGTTGAACATGCTTTCCAACAATTACAACATGCATAAAAGACAGAAAACCAAGGAGAAGAGGATTCTCCTTGGTTTTTTCTATCATATGAGTGTCCAGCTGGCATAGATTTTTCCCTTACTTGGTCCTGTCAATATAGCCGCTGCTTTGCCTATTAAGATCACCTTTCGCCTCGTCTAGTTTCTACTCTTGGAATATTTACTATCCCTATTTTCCGAAACTCTGTCCGCAAATTCTAAAAATGTGTCCGATAATTTGTCACAATCCGCATCAATGTATCTACAAGTTCCAACTATCTGCGTCGATCGTGACTTGTTAAAAAAATTTTACATTTGTCTTAAAAAATTCACCGTTTTATCTCTTGAAAATCTTACATACCCGTTGTATAGTACATTATTATTTCAGGAATACCAATAGCACTATGAGAAAATAGAAAGGAATTAAACAGAATCATGAAACTCGGTGCCCGCATTATTAAAACGGGAATTGCCATCATTTTAGCTTTATTTGTAGCCGAATGGCTTGAGCTTCCATCCCCTGTCTTTGCAGGGATCGCGGCGGTGTTTGCGGTTCAACCAACAATTTACCGCTCGTATTTATCAATCATTGAACAAATTCAAGCGAATATCATCGGAGCTATCATTGCGGTATTGTTCGTCTTATTTTTCGGGAACCATGTCTTTTTTGTCGGACTCGGAGCCATCATTGCGATTACAATTATTTTAAAACTTAAAATTGAAAACACGATTGGCTTAGCCTTAGTCACATTAATCGCCATTATGGAAGCACCGAATGAAGACTTTATACAATTTGCTCTGATCCGTTTTTCAACCATTATGCTCGGTGTTTTTTCATCATTTCTCGTAAACTTGATTTTTTTACCACCGAAATACGAAACGAAATTGTATCATCGCATCATACATGTGACGGAAGAAATTTTAAAATGGATACGACTTAGTACGCGTCATGCATCAGAACACAACTTATTGAAAAAAGATATTGAAAAACTAAAAGAAAAGCTGATGAAAGTCGATCAGGTGTACTTGTTGTATAAAGAAGAGCGCAACTATTTTAAACAAAATGAACGGGCAAAAATTCGTAAGCTCGTCGTCTTTCGGCAAATGATCTCCAGCACTCGCCGAAGCTTTGAAGTTTTAAAAAGGTTGAACCGTTTTGAAAATGAATTTTATCAACTACCAGAACCGATTCAAAAAACGATTCAAGAAACATTAGATTGTTTATTAACATACCATGAACAATTACTGCTTCAGTTCATTGGGAAAGTAAAGCATGCCCGTGACGTGGATCAAACCAACATGCTCTGCTTTACCCGAAAAGAACTAATGGAAATGTTTCTACGCGAAATTGAGACCCATCGACTCGACGGTGACTTCCAGCCATATCATTTACTGAGCTTAGTCTCAGCGATACTCGAATACAACGAACACTTAGAGCATTTAGATACACTCATTTGCAGTTTTCATTCCTATCATAAAAAAGACAACGAAATCACAATTAATGAAGAAGAGGAATAATAAAGGGACGCGTATAGTACGCGTCCCTTATTTTTTCTATAACTAGCTTAGTTTTTCATCCGCGGATCGAGCGCATCGCGTAAGCCATCGCCCATTAAGTTAAAACCAAGAACGGTAAGCATGATGGCAAGACCTGGGAAGATCATCGTCCACGGAGCTTGTATTAAATATGCACGGGAATCGGCAAGCATTTTTCCCCATTCCGGTGTTGGGGCTTCTGCTCCAAGTCCTAAAAAGCCAAGAGCAGCTGCTTCAATAATGGCCGTAGCGATTGCTAATGTTCCTTGAACGATAATGGGCGCCATACTGTTCGGTAAAATATGATGGAACAATATTCGAGCGTCGCTCATCCCAATCGCTTTCGCGGCCATAACGTATTCTTCTTGTTTGACACTTAATACTTTTGAACGAATGAGTCGTCCGAAGTTTGGTACATTGATGATGGCAATGGCAATTAATGCGTTTTGTAAGCTCGGACCTAATACAGCTACAACGGCAATGGCTAATAAAATACTAGGAAACGCGAGCATAATATCAAATAATCGCGAGATAATCGTATCGACCCAACGTCCGTAATACCCAGCTAAAATTCCAAGTAAGCTCCCGATAATAACCGATCCGACTACAGAGAAAAAGCCGACCCATAACGAAATACGGGCGCCGTAAATAACCCGTGAGAAAATATCCCTGCCAAAATCGTCGGTGCCAAACCAATGCTCAGAAGAAGGCGGCTGTAACCGTTCCTCTATCCCTAGTTTCTGTTCATTGATTCCTTCTGGTGCAATTAACGGAGCAGCAATCGCAATAACGATAAAAAAGAGAACAATGGCAGCTCCGACGAGGGCGATTTTATTTTTACGAAAGGTTTTCCACGCTTCTTTCCAAGGAGAAGAAACTTCTTCTTCTTGGACGACGACATTAACATGTTCATTTGGTGCTAATTCTGCCATAGTGAGTCCCCCTTAGATTAAGTGATTAGTTATATTTAATTCGTGGGTCAATGGCTGCATAAAGGAGGTCAACAATTAAGTTAATAAACACGAAAATCGTGGCAACGACTAAAATGCCAGACTGAATGACTGGATAATCACGAAAACTAATGGCGTCATAAATATAACGTCCAATTCCCGGCCAACCGAAGATGGTTTCCGTTAATATCGCCCCGCCAAGAAGTAAGCCCATTTGCAAACCGATGACCGTTAAAATCGGAATGACTGCATTTTTTAACGAATGTTTGTACACAACCCAGAACATTCTCATTCCTTTCGCACGTGCAGTGCGAATGTAATCCGAGCGCATCACTTCGAGCATGCTCGAACGA
The Bacillus sp. (in: firmicutes) genome window above contains:
- the bcp gene encoding thioredoxin-dependent thiol peroxidase; this encodes MSVAVGQMAPDFELLASNGEKVKLSDYRGKKHVVLYFYPKDMTPGCTTEACDFRDFHYQFSELDTVILGVSPDPLQRHEKFVEKHGLPFLLLVDEDHQVAEAYGVWKLKKNFGKEYMGIERSTFIIDKEGKIVKEWRKVKVKGHVEEALQYIKDHLSE
- a CDS encoding cob(I)yrinic acid a,c-diamide adenosyltransferase, with product MRIYTRSGDKGTTSLIYGTRVPKSDLRVEAYGTCDEANSMIGLALSYLKNEFFKEKEQIEQIFHKIQTTLFHVGAELATPSGKEVKWKLHQDDIEELEGIIDEWSAHLPPLTNFILPGGHPAGAALHTARTVVRRAERHAVAIGEGVNPLVLSYLNRLSDLLFIAARLINLRLGAEEKTLHKS
- a CDS encoding D-2-hydroxyacid dehydrogenase; translation: MDIMFTHSCPQNLKEEIQRDFPHITFYFVKPITDGWDILPKIEVLVTYGEDITKEIIHQASSLQWIMVMSAGVEKLPFDLIAEKKILVTNARGIHAIPMAEYALGMMLNYVKQFTVMHHQQREQTWNRRLPFGELADQTLLVIGTGAIGQEIARLAKAFRMNVLGVNRSGQAVPHVDECYPIDYLLHVLPTADFIVSVLPSTNETKYLLKREHFQAMKSSACFMNIGRGDLIASHVLYEALTTGEIAHAVLDVFEEEPLLEDHPFWRMENVTITPHISSISQRYLPRAFEIFKHNLHSYINNRENYLNVIDVMRGY
- a CDS encoding aromatic acid exporter family protein, which produces MKLGARIIKTGIAIILALFVAEWLELPSPVFAGIAAVFAVQPTIYRSYLSIIEQIQANIIGAIIAVLFVLFFGNHVFFVGLGAIIAITIILKLKIENTIGLALVTLIAIMEAPNEDFIQFALIRFSTIMLGVFSSFLVNLIFLPPKYETKLYHRIIHVTEEILKWIRLSTRHASEHNLLKKDIEKLKEKLMKVDQVYLLYKEERNYFKQNERAKIRKLVVFRQMISSTRRSFEVLKRLNRFENEFYQLPEPIQKTIQETLDCLLTYHEQLLLQFIGKVKHARDVDQTNMLCFTRKELMEMFLREIETHRLDGDFQPYHLLSLVSAILEYNEHLEHLDTLICSFHSYHKKDNEITINEEEE
- a CDS encoding two pore domain potassium channel family protein, which gives rise to MWMSFRTLFLPTTFRGKILSFENLLVLAFLYGTIMMGFGLLYLVIELEVGVILLENGSPISGSLVERLATNFYFSAVTLFSVGYGDIVPIGIGRALALIEAFIGYTIPAAFVVRSVIDRESS
- a CDS encoding YgzB family protein; the protein is MAKYSSKINKIRTFALSLIFIGFIIMYVGIFFKSTPLLMTLFMLLGVLAIIGSTVVYFWIGMLSTKAVKVICPSCGKTTKMLGRVDMCMYCNEPLTLDKELEGKEFDEKYNRKKRNK
- a CDS encoding ABC transporter permease, which translates into the protein MAELAPNEHVNVVVQEEEVSSPWKEAWKTFRKNKIALVGAAIVLFFIVIAIAAPLIAPEGINEQKLGIEERLQPPSSEHWFGTDDFGRDIFSRVIYGARISLWVGFFSVVGSVIIGSLLGILAGYYGRWVDTIISRLFDIMLAFPSILLAIAVVAVLGPSLQNALIAIAIINVPNFGRLIRSKVLSVKQEEYVMAAKAIGMSDARILFHHILPNSMAPIIVQGTLAIATAIIEAAALGFLGLGAEAPTPEWGKMLADSRAYLIQAPWTMIFPGLAIMLTVLGFNLMGDGLRDALDPRMKN
- the perR gene encoding peroxide-responsive transcriptional repressor PerR, whose protein sequence is MAVSQDLLKEAMETLKQSGVRITPQRHAILEYLIESMSHPTADDIYKALEGKFPNMSVATVYNNLRVFREVGLVKELTYGDSSSRFDFVTTDHYHIICEECGKIVDFHYPGLDEVEQLASHVTGFKVSHHRMEIYGTCSECQKKDAH
- a CDS encoding glutamate-1-semialdehyde 2,1-aminomutase, translating into MQFTKSEQLHQEALQHIVGGVNSPSRSYKAVGGGAPVTMERAQGAYFWDVDGNRYIDYLAAYGPIITGHAHPHITEAIKKAAENGVLYGTPTRHEITFAKMLKEAIPSLEKVRFVNSGTEAVMTTIRVARAYTGRDKIIKFAGCYHGHSDLVLVAAGSGPSTLGTPDSAGVPQSIAQEVITVPFNEIEPFQEALEKWGDQVAAVLVEPIVGNFGIVEPKPGFLEKVNELTHQAGALVIYDEVITAFRFMYGGAQDLLGVKPDLTALGKIIGGGLPIGAYGGRQDIMEKVAPLGPAYQAGTMAGNPASIQAGIACLEVLKQDGVYEYLDRLGEMLEEGILRAAQKYSIPITINRLKGALTVYFTNEKVYNYAQAEATDGEMFAKFFKLMLHQGINLAPSKYEAWFITIAHTEDDIQETIRAVEHAFQQLQHA